A stretch of Tenrec ecaudatus isolate mTenEca1 chromosome 2, mTenEca1.hap1, whole genome shotgun sequence DNA encodes these proteins:
- the CCNH gene encoding cyclin-H yields the protein MYHNSSQKRHWTFGSEEQLTRLRADANRKFKCKAVANRKVLPNDPVFLEPHEEMTLCKYYEKRLLEFCSVFKPVMPRSVVGTACMYFKRFYLNNSVMEYHPRIIMLTCAFLACKVDEFNVSSPQFVGNLRESPHGQEKALEQILEYELLLIQQLNFHLIVHNPYRPFEGFLIDLKTRYPTLENPEVLRKTADDFLHRVALTDAYLLYTPSQIALTAILSSASRAGIPLESYLSESLMLKDNRTSLSQLLDTMKSMRNLVKKYEPPRPEEVAILKQKLERCHSSELALNVITKKRKGYEDDDYVSKKPKHEEEEWTDDDLVDSL from the exons ATGTACCACAACAGCAGCCAGAAGCGCCACTGGACGTTCGGCAGCGAGGAACAGCTAACCCGACTGCGGGCCGACGCCAATCGCAAATTCAAATGCAAAGCGGTGGCCAACCGGAAG GTTCTTCCAAATGATCCAGTCTTTCTTGAACCACATGAAGAAATGACACTCTGCAAGTACTATGAGAAGAGATTACTGGAATTCTGTTCGGTGTTTAAACCAGTGATGCCAAGATCTGTTGTG GGTACAGCTTGTATGTATTTCAAGCGATTCTATCTTAATAACTCAGTAATGGAATATCACCCCCGGATAATAAT GCTCACTTGTGCCTTTCTAGCCTGCAAAGTAGATGAATTCAATGTATCTAGTCCACAGTTTGTTGGAAACCTTCGGGAGAGTCCTCATGGACAGGAGAAGGCACTGGAACAGATTTTGGAATATGAACTACTTCTTATACAGCAACTTAATTTCCACCTTATTGTCCACAATCCTTATAGGCCATTTGAAGGCTTCCTTATTGATTTAAAG ACACGCTACCCCACGTTGGAGAACCCAGAGGTTTTGAGGAAAACAGCCGATGACTTCCTTCATAGAGTGGCCCTGACAGATGCGTACCTTTTATACACACCTTCCCAAATCGCCCTGACGGCTATTTTATCTAGTGCTTCGAGAGCTGGAATTCCTCTGGAAAG TTATTTGTCAGAAAGTCTTATGCTGAAAGACAACAGAACTTCCTTGTCACAGTTACTAGATACAATGAAAA GTATGAGAAACTTGGTAAAAAAGTATGAACCACCCAGACCTGAAGAAGTTGCTATCTTGAAACAGAAGTTAGAGAGATGTCACTCTTCTGAGCTTGCGCTTAATGTGATTAC GAAGAAGAGGAAAGGGTATGAAGATGATGATTATGTCTCAAAGAAACCGAAACATGAAGAG GAAGAATGGACTGACGATGACCTGGTAGATTCTCTGTAG